The proteins below are encoded in one region of Alkaliphilus flagellatus:
- a CDS encoding peptidoglycan D,D-transpeptidase FtsI family protein, which yields MSRIKRKKNECSVVNIKRLLFIRGMSFCIFIGLIVRLFYIQVIKYDFYNAEVIKQRQISIPVDSGRGLILDRNFIPLTDRIEQKVAIIFPQHFVANASNVLFLQEITGKEYEELFNKVKNSKYTLEFSVKDDLNWNDRRFINTKGLFIVNKRIRHDSNGFLNHVIGYINQVDLRGMSGIEGAMDGVLSGNTGKSLIATLDGRKKFLPGEGYVVASTNNKSQNLRLTIDYHIQKIAEEVIDESSMPGSVIVSDIQTGEILGMVSRPNFDSGNISYHLKSRGDELYNKAIQMAFPPGSIFKIVVAIEALRQNPLYADEIFECLGYESVGEIEIKCSSYDKGGHGQITMDRAFAESCNCVFIQLAQRIGAGNIINMAEQLGFNNIVDIGLMEENSGNLPSGNDLLGPAYGNIAIGQGQILATPLQVNQLTQLIANNGLKKSLYIMEDIVDNDYVTLKKSNIAKEQQVLDSELAKKLKLWMEKVMLEGSGRHVEEFSNITAGKTGSAESVENGQEVVHAWFTGYYPTNTPKYAVTIFIQNGRSGGGVAVPIFRKIVEKMTNLGYK from the coding sequence ATGTCAAGAATAAAACGTAAAAAAAATGAATGCAGCGTGGTTAACATAAAAAGATTATTGTTTATCAGAGGCATGTCCTTTTGTATTTTTATAGGACTAATTGTGCGTTTATTTTATATACAGGTGATAAAATATGATTTTTATAATGCAGAAGTAATTAAACAAAGACAGATTAGTATTCCAGTTGATAGTGGTAGGGGATTAATACTCGATAGAAACTTTATTCCTTTAACTGATAGAATAGAGCAAAAGGTAGCAATTATTTTTCCTCAACATTTTGTTGCAAACGCAAGTAACGTTTTATTTTTACAGGAGATTACAGGTAAAGAATATGAGGAACTATTTAATAAAGTGAAAAATTCTAAATATACTTTAGAGTTCTCAGTAAAAGATGATCTAAACTGGAATGATAGAAGATTTATAAATACTAAGGGACTATTTATTGTTAATAAAAGAATACGCCACGATAGTAATGGATTTTTAAATCATGTAATTGGATACATAAACCAGGTAGATCTTAGAGGGATGTCAGGTATTGAAGGGGCGATGGATGGAGTGCTCAGTGGAAATACAGGTAAATCTTTAATAGCGACATTAGATGGGCGAAAAAAATTTCTGCCTGGAGAAGGATATGTGGTAGCTAGTACCAATAATAAAAGCCAAAATCTTAGGTTAACCATTGATTATCACATACAGAAAATAGCTGAAGAAGTTATAGACGAAAGTAGTATGCCAGGTTCAGTTATAGTTTCAGATATACAAACTGGTGAAATACTAGGTATGGTAAGTAGACCTAACTTTGATTCTGGCAACATATCATATCATCTTAAAAGCAGAGGGGATGAATTATATAATAAGGCTATTCAAATGGCATTTCCACCAGGATCTATATTTAAAATAGTAGTAGCTATAGAAGCATTAAGGCAGAATCCTCTATATGCAGATGAAATATTTGAATGTTTAGGTTATGAGTCTGTAGGGGAAATAGAGATTAAATGTTCATCCTATGATAAAGGGGGACATGGACAAATAACAATGGATAGAGCCTTTGCTGAGTCTTGTAACTGCGTATTTATTCAGTTGGCTCAAAGGATAGGGGCAGGAAATATTATTAATATGGCAGAACAGTTGGGTTTTAATAACATAGTAGATATAGGCTTAATGGAAGAAAATTCAGGGAATCTTCCTAGTGGAAATGATTTATTAGGACCAGCCTATGGAAATATAGCTATCGGTCAAGGACAAATATTAGCAACTCCACTTCAAGTTAATCAATTAACTCAGTTGATAGCAAATAATGGATTAAAGAAATCCTTATATATTATGGAAGATATTGTTGATAATGACTATGTTACTTTAAAAAAATCAAATATAGCAAAGGAGCAGCAAGTATTAGATTCAGAATTAGCTAAAAAGCTAAAGCTATGGATGGAAAAAGTAATGCTAGAAGGGAGTGGCCGCCATGTTGAAGAGTTTTCTAACATTACTGCTGGTAAAACAGGATCTGCAGAATCGGTAGAAAATGGACAAGAAGTAGTTCATGCTTGGTTTACAGGATACTATCCAACAAATACCCCTAAGTATGCCGTTACTATTTTTATACAAAATGGAAGGTCTGGAGGTGGCGTTGCAGTTCCGATTTTTAGAAAAATAGTAGAAAAAATGACGAATTTAGGATATAAATAG
- a CDS encoding sigma-70 family RNA polymerase sigma factor: MWPILLSLFPVTLKPILFLVSYVSSSTSFPQPLTPEEEAMYLEQYEQGNEEARNILVERNLRLVAHIVKKYSNIGRDMDDLISIGTIGLIKGITTFDRSKGTRLATYAARCIENAIHS; encoded by the coding sequence ATGTGGCCGATATTACTAAGTTTATTTCCCGTTACACTAAAGCCAATATTATTTTTAGTATCTTACGTTTCTAGCAGTACATCTTTTCCACAGCCATTAACACCAGAAGAAGAAGCAATGTATTTAGAACAATACGAGCAAGGTAATGAAGAAGCTAGAAATATATTAGTGGAAAGGAATTTACGGCTTGTGGCCCATATTGTAAAGAAGTATTCTAATATTGGTCGAGATATGGATGATTTGATTTCTATAGGTACTATTGGATTAATTAAAGGAATTACTACCTTTGATAGATCAAAGGGAACAAGACTTGCAACTTATGCTGCAAGGTGTATTGAAAATGCTATACACTCCTAA
- the udk gene encoding uridine kinase — protein sequence MSSRPILIGIIGGTGSGKSTVARAIFQSLPEKNIAIIQQDSYYKDQSHLTFEERTKTNYDHPLAFDATLLKQHLSELLNNNSIQKPIYDFEQHTRKKETETIYPKDIIILEGIMILDDSELRKMLDIKIFVDTDADVRIIRRILRDMRERGRTLESVIDQYLTTVRPAHLQFVEPNKKYADVIIPEGGYNQVAIDIMVAKIKSIIENKQKLNSNRVKNN from the coding sequence ATGAGTAGTAGACCTATTTTGATTGGTATTATTGGTGGAACTGGTTCTGGAAAAAGTACAGTTGCTAGGGCTATTTTCCAAAGTTTACCAGAAAAAAATATAGCAATTATTCAACAAGATTCATATTATAAAGATCAAAGTCATTTAACTTTCGAAGAAAGAACAAAAACAAATTATGACCATCCACTAGCTTTTGATGCCACTTTATTGAAACAACACTTAAGTGAGTTATTAAATAATAACTCTATTCAAAAGCCTATTTATGACTTTGAACAGCATACAAGAAAAAAAGAAACAGAAACAATATATCCTAAGGATATAATTATTTTAGAGGGTATTATGATCTTGGATGACTCAGAGTTAAGGAAGATGCTGGATATTAAAATCTTTGTAGATACAGATGCAGATGTTCGTATTATTAGAAGGATATTGCGAGATATGAGAGAACGTGGGAGAACGTTAGAATCTGTAATAGATCAATATCTAACAACTGTAAGACCAGCGCATTTGCAATTTGTTGAACCTAATAAAAAATATGCAGATGTAATTATTCCAGAGGGTGGATACAATCAAGTAGCTATTGATATAATGGTAGCTAAAATTAAATCAATTATTGAAAATAAACAAAAACTAAATTCAAATAGAGTTAAGAATAACTAG